One window of the Anopheles cruzii chromosome 2, idAnoCruzAS_RS32_06, whole genome shotgun sequence genome contains the following:
- the LOC128278923 gene encoding uncharacterized protein LOC128278923 translates to MSQKCLVFLVLTGGAALSLVTPNCDSVFGCLSYPAQISCSPPDEYWSPEANLGGCCPGCVRGLAVGSVCNEPHSAPPPGSLPCAPGLVCGHGNVCRLNVGDCLSTFHVPPDINWVPQCDNRGRYAPRQCRGDRLNGRCFCYSATGERIFGWDWRNREQNMTCACSRRRAELEAEGRFDVTLHCTQNGNYEELQCDRGVCWCVNPHTGVQQTGTRAVPENSWSLLPCYNETVYGAQYLRRCESVMFSQVLQRKQFITRGHHGVTFTNIACDYDGSYGRYTIEGQEVFCTWRDGSKIVPYKTSLQKMAAINCNCARDEKLFAAAADRHPMELACEANGNYVPLQFRNAEHFCTDPDGFTVAENVTSEQTCDQFIFGAIV, encoded by the exons ATGTCACAAAAATGCCTAGTCTTCTTAGTGCTAACGGGAGGTGCTGCCTTGAGTCTGGTTACACCCAATTGCGACAGTGTTTTCGGTTGTCTGTCTTATCCGGCTCAAATTTCTTGCTCGCCTCCAGACGAGTATTGGTCCCCAGAGGCCAACCTCGGCGGTTGCTGTCCGGGCTGTGTTCGAGGACTCGCCGTAGGGTCAGTCTGCAATGAGCCCCACTCTGCCCCACCACCAGGAAGTCTACCGTGCGCACCGGGATTAGTGTGCGGTCACGGTAATGTATGCCGTTTGAATGTCG GTGACTGTTTATCGACGTTTCACGTCCCGCCCGATATCAACTGGGTTCCACAGTGCGATAACCGTGGCCGATACGCTCCGCGGCAATGCCGCGGTGATCGGCTTAATGGACGGTGCTTCTGCTATTCCGCTACCGGTGAGCGCATTTTCGGCTGGGACTGGCGTAATCGGGAGCAGAACATGACCTGCG CTTGCAGTCGCCGACGTGCCGAGCTAGAGGCGGAAGGCCGTTTTGATGTTACGCTACATTGCACCCAGAACGGGAACTACGAGGAATTGCAGTGCGATCGGGGTGTCTGTTGGTGCGTAAATCCACACACCGGTGTCCAACAAACGGGGACCCGGGCCGTTCCGGAAAACTCTTGGAGCCTGTTACCGTGCT ATAACGAAACAGTTTACGGGGCGCAGTATCTGCGGCGTTGCGAAAGTGTGATGTTTTCGCAAGTGCTCCAACGTAAGCAATTCATTACCCGTGGACACCACGGAGTAACGTTCACCAACATTGCATGTGACTACGATGGCAGCTATGGCCGATACACCATTGAAGGGCAAGA AGTTTTCTGCACGTGGCGCGACGGTTCAAAAATAGTGCCCTATAAAACGTCCCTCCAGAAAATGGCTGCCATCAATTGCA ACTGCGCACGCGACGAGAAGCTTTTCGCAGCGGCGGCCGATCGACACCCAATGGAGCTTGCCTGCGAAGCAAACGGCAACTACGTTCCATTGCAGTTCCGGAACGCCGAGCACTTCTGTACGGATCCGGATGGGTTTACGGTGGCAGAGAATGTTACCAGCGAGCAAACCTGTGACCAGTTCATATTTGGGGCGATAGTTTAA
- the LOC128278922 gene encoding uncharacterized protein LOC128278922 encodes MNTVQAILWSLVLLFPAHYDAIVDPPSCESSSFGCVSSLRQQDCPKGEILISGGSLNGCCPGCRGGRTYLAICNDNIPDRHCAPGLKCSGRKCIYDRSTCLHTMHLDTSLVGWVPKCNLDGTYAPKQCRGDRLSGRCFCYSEDGKRIFGWDWYRYTGQMTCDCSRRRYKLENEGRFDVTLHCTQNGNYEELQCDSGLCWCADEFTGSVQLGTTVIHESLWTLLPCYNRTLHGESYLRQCESAAYAQKMILKKFYTRGTIGVTFNEVRCDYDGAYGLFRVDNGVVYCTWRDGKKIGSFQIRSNMLSSVNCYCARDATIYRDEGIPFTLACGGNGNYEYSQDLNGKLFCVDGDGYVVSTDVAPNEACDKFIYNSPFYDED; translated from the exons ATGAACACAGTCCAGGCCATTCTGTGGTCGTTAGTTTTGCTGTTTCCTGCGCACTACGATGCCATCGTAGACCCTCCGTCATGTGagtcgtcgtccttcgggTGTGTCTCCTCACTCCGGCAGCAGGACTGCCCGAAAGGGGAAATCCTCATCTCGGGTGGTTCGCTTAACGGGTGCTGTCCCGGGTGTCGTGGTGGCCGCACGTATCTAGCGATCTGCAACGACAACATCCCCGATCGTCACTGCGCTCCCGGGCTGAAATGTAGCGGCCGGAAGTGTATCTACGATCGCT CTACCTGTCTGCACACAATGCACCTGGACACAAGTCTGGTCGGTTGGGTGCCGAAGTGTAACCTGGATGGGACGTACGCGCCCAAGCAGTGTCGAGGAGACCGTCTTTCTGGGCGCTGTTTCTGCTACAGTGAAGATGGAAAACGAATCTTTGGCTGGGATTGGTACCGCTATACCGGGCAAATGACGTGCG ACTGCAGTCGAAGACGTTACAAGCTGGAGAACGAAGGACGCTTCGATGTGACACTGCACTGTACGCAAAACGGGAACTACGAAGAGTTGCAGTGCGACTCGGggctgtgttggtgtgcggACGAGTTTACCGGAAGCGTGCAGCTGGGAACGACTGTGATTCACGAGAGTTTGTGGACATTATTGCCATGCT ATAACCGTACACTGCACGGTGAGTCGTACTTGCGGCAATGTGAAAGTGCTGCCTACGCCCAGAAAATGATCCTCAAGAAGTTCTACACGCGCGGGACCATTGGGGTAACCTTCAACGAGGTACGTTGCGACTACGATGGCGCTTACGGACTGTTTCGGGTGGACAATGGAGT TGTCTACTGCACCTGGCGCGATGGCAAGAAGATTGGTTCGTTTCAGATACGCTCCAACATGCTGTCGTCAGTCAACTGTT ACTGTGCACGTGACGCAACCATCTACCGGGACGAAGGAATACCGTTTACGTTGGCCTGTggtggaaatggaaactaCGAATACTCGCAGGACCTGAACGGAAAGCTCTTCTGTGTCGACGGCGATGGATACGTCGTGAGCACCGACGTGGCACCGAACGAAGCGTGTGACAAGTTTATCTACAACTCGCCCTTCTACGATGAGGACTAG